In the Leptospira sp. WS4.C2 genome, one interval contains:
- a CDS encoding ABC transporter substrate-binding protein: MGRSFVSKIFFYIFFGCLLFVFDFPVFGIEKVTLHLKWFHQFQFAGYYAAFEKGYYKEAGLDVEIVESTIGIKGIHEKVIQSTGQYGIGSNELIQERYAGKPVVVLAVILQHSPSVLFFKKTSNIQSIHDLVGKRVMLTPHMDEIVAYLKKERIDLSDLRLLEHRFDPNDLIQGKVDAYSGYSTTQTYDFKKAGFPYVAYSPRVAGIDFYGDNFFTSEDEVRKYPERVKAFREASLRGWQYAMSHKEEIVDLIYEKYSQRNPKERLLFEADQMTHLIQPVLVEMGYMNPGRWKHINEVYAELGMLPRNINLKGFIYDPNPPANYDWIYYSFGFVVFSFVVVWLVQWKRLNKQYSENLKKQVEVRTDELKHSNEYLQVLNQSLLNTLKELTEAQDRLLASEKLAVLGQLAAGMAHELNTPLGAIVSSNHSLADFLNNKINKIMDTIVGFGKDDSLRFHNLLAESLKNQTFLEGKTERTIKKNLAAKYSNVEKMDLYGKHMQLVIETGAFRLNDGLAQILESENSLIILETVASITAAYRSNQIISVASEKATHVIKALKSYLVSDKDMLNGDAVVDIPFEIETILSLYQYNLNKVTIVKSYSTEKKCKGNRDKLNQVWINLLNNALQAMSYRGTLEIKIQSLEPWIKVSVIDSGIGIPDSIKEKIFDPFFTTKPSGEGMGLGLDICKKIISQMGGKIELENIPKGTCFSVWLPTAET; encoded by the coding sequence ATGGGTAGGAGCTTTGTCTCTAAAATATTTTTCTATATCTTCTTCGGTTGCCTCCTGTTTGTATTTGATTTTCCCGTTTTTGGGATCGAAAAAGTTACCCTTCATCTTAAATGGTTCCATCAATTCCAATTTGCTGGTTATTATGCCGCCTTCGAAAAAGGTTATTACAAAGAAGCTGGCCTTGATGTAGAAATTGTAGAAAGTACAATTGGAATCAAAGGGATTCATGAAAAGGTCATTCAATCTACTGGTCAGTATGGTATTGGAAGTAATGAACTGATTCAGGAAAGATATGCAGGAAAACCTGTTGTAGTTTTAGCTGTTATTTTACAACATTCTCCATCGGTTCTTTTTTTTAAAAAAACATCAAATATACAAAGTATACATGATCTTGTTGGGAAAAGAGTTATGTTGACTCCTCATATGGATGAAATTGTAGCTTATCTAAAAAAGGAGAGAATTGATTTAAGCGATTTACGGTTGTTAGAACATCGATTCGATCCGAATGATTTAATTCAGGGAAAAGTAGATGCCTATTCGGGTTATTCAACAACACAAACGTATGACTTTAAAAAAGCCGGGTTCCCTTATGTAGCCTATTCACCGAGGGTCGCCGGTATTGATTTTTATGGTGATAATTTTTTTACCAGTGAAGACGAAGTTCGGAAATATCCAGAGAGAGTAAAAGCATTTCGAGAAGCGAGCCTTCGGGGTTGGCAGTATGCGATGAGCCATAAAGAAGAAATCGTGGATTTGATCTACGAGAAGTATTCTCAAAGAAACCCCAAGGAACGATTGCTCTTTGAAGCCGATCAGATGACCCATTTAATCCAACCGGTCCTTGTTGAGATGGGTTATATGAATCCTGGTCGATGGAAACACATCAACGAGGTATATGCGGAGCTGGGAATGCTTCCTAGGAATATCAATTTAAAGGGATTTATTTATGATCCTAATCCTCCAGCTAACTATGATTGGATTTATTATTCCTTTGGTTTTGTAGTTTTTTCTTTTGTGGTTGTTTGGTTGGTTCAATGGAAACGATTGAATAAACAATATTCCGAAAACTTAAAGAAACAGGTAGAAGTAAGAACGGATGAATTGAAACATTCAAACGAATACCTCCAAGTTCTAAATCAAAGTTTATTAAATACATTAAAAGAACTGACAGAAGCTCAAGATAGACTTTTGGCTTCTGAAAAATTGGCTGTTCTGGGACAATTGGCAGCGGGAATGGCTCATGAATTAAATACTCCGCTTGGTGCCATTGTTTCTTCCAACCATTCTCTTGCTGATTTTTTAAATAATAAAATAAACAAAATTATGGATACAATTGTTGGCTTCGGTAAAGACGATTCATTACGTTTCCATAATTTGTTGGCGGAAAGTCTTAAAAACCAAACTTTTCTTGAGGGGAAAACGGAACGCACTATCAAAAAGAATCTTGCAGCGAAGTATTCAAATGTAGAGAAGATGGACTTGTATGGAAAACATATGCAATTGGTAATTGAAACAGGAGCCTTCCGGTTGAATGATGGACTTGCTCAAATTTTAGAAAGTGAAAACTCACTTATAATTTTAGAAACTGTCGCTAGCATAACTGCCGCATATCGATCGAATCAGATAATTTCAGTTGCTTCAGAGAAAGCCACTCATGTAATTAAAGCTTTAAAGAGTTATCTCGTTTCCGATAAGGATATGTTAAACGGAGATGCGGTTGTTGACATCCCATTTGAAATAGAGACTATCCTGTCGCTTTATCAATATAACTTAAACAAAGTGACTATTGTGAAGTCATATTCAACTGAAAAAAAATGTAAGGGTAATAGAGACAAACTCAATCAAGTTTGGATTAATTTGTTAAATAACGCATTGCAAGCAATGTCATATAGAGGAACGTTAGAAATCAAAATCCAATCGCTTGAACCTTGGATCAAAGTATCGGTTATCGATTCAGGCATCGGTATTCCAGATTCGATTAAAGAAAAAATTTTTGATCCTTTTTTTACAACAAAACCTAGTGGTGAAGGTATGGGTTTAGGCCTTGATATTTGTAAAAAAATTATCTCACAAATGGGTGGAAAAATTGAATTGGAAAACATTCCGAAGGGAACTTGTTTCTCCGTTTGGTTGCCTACTGCGGAGACTTGA
- a CDS encoding MarR family winged helix-turn-helix transcriptional regulator yields the protein MDEILKQWQKESPSLSLRGMEVFGRLGQAALLASDAVESNLGKLGLKLGEFDVLASLRRSGKPFRLNPTQLWQGMLLSSGAMTNRLDRLETAGYIERLPDPNDRRATLVSLTEKGLKLIDEAVVLHTQKEEECIYDFTEEEIKTLNSLLTKLKRSIEKIKSPQ from the coding sequence ATGGATGAGATTTTAAAACAATGGCAAAAGGAAAGTCCCTCACTTTCTCTTCGCGGAATGGAAGTATTCGGACGTCTAGGCCAGGCGGCCCTCCTCGCAAGTGATGCGGTAGAATCAAACTTAGGCAAGTTGGGATTAAAATTAGGGGAATTTGATGTTTTGGCATCCCTTCGCAGGTCGGGTAAACCCTTTCGATTGAATCCGACGCAACTCTGGCAGGGAATGTTACTTTCTTCCGGTGCTATGACAAACCGCCTAGATCGTCTAGAAACTGCGGGTTATATAGAGAGATTGCCCGATCCGAATGACAGGCGGGCGACCCTAGTTTCCCTGACGGAAAAAGGTTTAAAACTCATTGATGAGGCGGTTGTCTTACACACCCAAAAAGAAGAGGAATGCATTTACGATTTCACAGAAGAGGAAATTAAAACATTAAATTCTCTCTTAACAAAGCTAAAACGATCGATAGAAAAAATCAAGTCTCCGCAGTAG
- a CDS encoding N-acyl homoserine lactonase family protein has product MKSLSPILALVALFSFFGCFGRAAVPYTKEVLPVHLEKPVSGLKLEVFQTGRMVIDGWAVYTGGEGKISMDQPAYLISHPSYGLIAFEAGHHSDIATNPSEHLGWIHRVGLMPMEQDPGQDFRNQLKTSGKNPDSLRDILVSHFHPEHVGAVEEFPKSRIVADRREVNHGNESPNYNYVKSEYDDVSKWHQINFSITKQFGSFEGSYDLVGDGSILILSTPGHTPGHISVLVNLESGPVLLTGDMAWTEHNIRSASIGLPFISSDGEAARISLGQLLAFQSKNPNVLIVPGHDLNPLRRKTRSDIQIHPWTNVHKK; this is encoded by the coding sequence ATGAAATCCCTATCCCCAATCCTGGCATTGGTTGCTCTTTTTTCCTTTTTTGGCTGCTTTGGCAGAGCAGCTGTTCCCTATACAAAAGAGGTTCTCCCGGTCCATCTCGAGAAACCAGTCTCCGGTCTCAAACTAGAAGTTTTCCAAACCGGTCGGATGGTCATCGATGGATGGGCCGTGTACACAGGCGGAGAGGGGAAAATCAGTATGGACCAACCGGCATATTTGATTTCCCATCCCAGCTATGGATTGATTGCCTTCGAAGCAGGCCACCATTCTGATATCGCAACCAATCCCTCAGAACATTTAGGTTGGATTCATCGAGTAGGGCTGATGCCTATGGAACAAGATCCAGGGCAAGACTTTCGTAACCAATTGAAAACTAGTGGAAAGAATCCAGATTCCCTTCGCGATATTTTAGTTTCACATTTTCATCCGGAACACGTAGGGGCCGTAGAAGAATTCCCAAAGTCACGTATTGTTGCAGACCGTCGTGAAGTAAATCATGGGAATGAATCACCAAACTATAATTATGTGAAATCAGAGTATGATGATGTTTCGAAATGGCATCAAATTAATTTTTCGATAACAAAACAATTTGGTTCTTTTGAAGGGTCTTACGATTTGGTGGGAGATGGATCGATATTGATTCTTTCCACACCTGGGCATACCCCTGGCCATATTTCTGTTTTGGTAAATTTAGAATCAGGGCCTGTACTGCTAACCGGCGATATGGCTTGGACAGAACATAATATTCGCTCTGCTTCGATTGGCCTTCCGTTTATTTCCTCCGATGGAGAAGCGGCGAGGATTTCGCTCGGGCAATTATTGGCGTTTCAATCCAAAAATCCCAATGTTCTTATCGTCCCTGGGCATGACCTAAATCCATTACGGAGAAAAACGAGAAGTGATATCCAAATCCATCCATGGACAAATGTTCATAAAAAATAA
- a CDS encoding DNA alkylation repair protein, translating into MEPLKEMYSREWVLGLGNHLNQVDSKINPLEFQKQVFFSPWKEMELKERINRLSDVLIQYWQGPISLVYPNLIALINSLRNHGISDFNFPYIFLNDIVTKSGLDDFETSMKVLEKVTVFSSAEFAIRFFYKHHFNKTLKQMHLWSKHKEPMVRRLASEGSRPMLPWGIGIPEIKKNPEIHISILESLWDDKNEIVRRSAANHLNDISKLNPDLVLDFCKSKFGKSEELDKNLKHSLRTLLKKGNTKALGFFSYNTKWKPDKIKFSLLNKEVKIGNSLEFEISINQTSKDKTKVRMEYRVGFLLSNGSYGYKVFQLGEKMLLPNDKITISKKHSFAPITTRVYYPGTHTISLLLNGNEYKLQKFELKRG; encoded by the coding sequence ATGGAACCTTTGAAAGAAATGTATTCCCGAGAATGGGTTCTTGGTTTGGGAAATCACTTAAACCAAGTGGATTCCAAAATCAATCCTTTGGAATTTCAAAAACAGGTGTTTTTTTCCCCTTGGAAAGAAATGGAACTAAAGGAAAGAATCAATCGGCTTTCAGACGTATTGATTCAATATTGGCAAGGGCCAATTTCTTTGGTTTATCCCAATCTCATTGCATTGATAAACTCACTTCGCAATCACGGAATTTCAGATTTTAATTTTCCTTATATTTTTCTAAATGATATAGTCACAAAATCAGGGTTAGATGACTTTGAAACATCGATGAAGGTGTTGGAAAAAGTTACTGTATTTTCAAGTGCTGAGTTTGCGATCCGATTTTTCTATAAACATCATTTTAATAAAACATTAAAACAAATGCACCTTTGGTCAAAACACAAAGAGCCAATGGTTCGAAGATTGGCAAGTGAAGGAAGTCGTCCTATGTTGCCTTGGGGGATAGGAATCCCAGAAATAAAAAAAAATCCAGAAATCCATATTTCAATACTCGAATCTCTTTGGGATGATAAAAATGAGATTGTTCGTAGAAGTGCTGCAAACCATTTGAATGACATATCCAAATTGAACCCCGATTTAGTTTTGGATTTTTGTAAGAGTAAGTTTGGAAAATCAGAAGAATTGGATAAGAACTTAAAACATTCGTTACGTACACTTCTAAAAAAAGGAAATACAAAAGCATTAGGATTCTTTTCCTATAATACAAAGTGGAAACCTGATAAAATTAAATTTTCTTTATTGAATAAAGAGGTAAAAATCGGAAATTCACTCGAGTTTGAAATTTCAATCAATCAAACATCGAAAGATAAAACGAAGGTGCGAATGGAATATCGAGTCGGGTTTTTACTTTCCAATGGTTCCTATGGTTATAAAGTGTTTCAGTTAGGTGAAAAAATGTTATTACCTAATGACAAAATTACAATTTCTAAGAAACATTCCTTTGCTCCGATCACCACTCGAGTTTATTATCCTGGAACACATACAATATCTCTTTTGCTAAATGGCAATGAATACAAATTACAAAAGTTTGAACTAAAAAGAGGTTAG
- a CDS encoding PHB depolymerase family esterase, translating into MKSVCLFLISCMVLSCMGLNRKLYPNEKLDFMEIQNHKRTFIVHYPKQWDGSPAPLLVALHGRFGSGSSMIKQTKLDILSDLKGFVVVFPDGFKRSWADGRGNTPADENQINDIVFIESLVRRLIAEGSINPKEVYLVGHSNGGFMAQRLAVEKPELWKGVVSVAAQVSVFTLKRKLVLKTNPVSVGIIAGTEDPLVPYSGGYVKNGGQILSVEDSILRWKEWNYCSDSVTKKSQSYKEEDSTDIQIDFIRYESCEKNTKVGLIQLNGLGHGWPGETPMIPFIDQGKTTKAIDGSKLVWDFMESL; encoded by the coding sequence ATGAAGAGCGTCTGCTTGTTTTTGATTTCTTGTATGGTTTTGTCTTGTATGGGGTTGAATCGAAAATTATATCCAAATGAAAAGTTGGACTTTATGGAAATTCAAAATCACAAGAGAACCTTTATAGTTCATTATCCAAAACAATGGGACGGATCACCTGCGCCATTATTAGTTGCATTACATGGTAGGTTTGGATCTGGCTCTTCAATGATCAAACAAACCAAGTTGGATATTCTGTCCGATTTAAAGGGTTTTGTCGTAGTGTTTCCTGATGGTTTTAAAAGGAGTTGGGCAGATGGACGAGGTAATACCCCTGCAGACGAAAATCAAATCAACGACATCGTTTTTATTGAATCATTGGTAAGACGATTGATAGCTGAAGGATCAATCAATCCTAAAGAAGTTTACCTGGTAGGTCACTCCAATGGTGGTTTTATGGCTCAGAGGTTAGCAGTAGAAAAACCAGAATTATGGAAAGGGGTTGTGAGTGTAGCCGCTCAAGTTTCTGTTTTTACTCTCAAAAGAAAGTTAGTTTTAAAAACAAATCCGGTTTCCGTCGGCATTATTGCAGGAACTGAAGATCCACTTGTTCCATATAGTGGCGGTTATGTGAAAAATGGGGGACAAATTCTTTCAGTAGAAGATTCTATTTTAAGATGGAAAGAATGGAATTATTGTTCGGACTCTGTAACAAAAAAAAGTCAATCTTATAAAGAAGAAGATTCTACAGACATTCAAATAGATTTTATTCGGTATGAATCTTGTGAGAAAAATACTAAAGTTGGGTTGATTCAATTAAATGGACTTGGTCATGGTTGGCCGGGAGAAACGCCAATGATCCCTTTTATTGACCAAGGGAAAACAACGAAAGCGATAGATGGTTCCAAACTTGTATGGGACTTTATGGAAAGTCTGTGA
- a CDS encoding SDR family oxidoreductase, with protein MKIPKVALVTGASRGIGLSISKMLVSLGYKVYGVSKNPDKCIYENDMFHLISCDLSDEKQLDQLLGHIPDKKNISLLIHNAGLAYFSPVEELTPEKIREMVNLHITAPMLLTSQLTRILKENQGRIVFIGSVAGKEISPWGNVYASLKAGIHHYARELFAELRKFGVKVHLIIPDITKTDFYNHLNFEPDEDPKSYLLPDQIAEVIQELVVDDRGWLIPEIQISPELFKLKRKKRIN; from the coding sequence GTGAAAATACCAAAGGTAGCCTTAGTCACTGGAGCTTCTCGCGGGATTGGACTTTCCATTTCAAAAATGTTAGTTTCCCTCGGTTATAAAGTTTATGGGGTCTCAAAAAATCCTGATAAATGTATTTATGAAAACGACATGTTCCATTTGATCTCTTGCGACCTATCTGATGAGAAACAATTGGATCAGTTGCTCGGTCATATTCCTGATAAAAAAAACATTAGTTTACTCATTCATAATGCAGGCCTTGCTTATTTTTCTCCCGTTGAAGAGTTAACTCCGGAAAAAATTCGCGAGATGGTAAACCTCCACATAACAGCACCGATGTTACTAACTAGTCAGTTAACTCGCATTCTGAAGGAAAATCAGGGTCGTATTGTGTTTATTGGCTCTGTGGCTGGTAAGGAAATTTCCCCATGGGGAAATGTATATGCTTCTCTCAAAGCCGGGATCCATCATTATGCCAGAGAGTTATTTGCCGAGTTACGAAAGTTTGGTGTAAAGGTTCATTTAATCATTCCTGATATTACTAAAACTGATTTTTATAACCATTTAAATTTTGAACCGGATGAAGATCCAAAGTCCTATTTGTTGCCAGATCAAATTGCAGAAGTAATTCAGGAGTTGGTTGTTGATGATCGTGGTTGGTTAATTCCAGAAATCCAAATTTCGCCAGAACTATTTAAATTAAAACGTAAAAAAAGAATTAACTAA
- a CDS encoding Crp/Fnr family transcriptional regulator has product MGLKESLAKLSMINIKRGEVLFKEGVPSNGAMFFLFEGQLDIYKQIEGKHVKLRSILPGEFFGEMAIINNSPRAASIVVVSESAKLGIINRTTFGQMSQESPEFLFLLLKKVIERLYETDGKIRAIKRKQDEDTMIAKVLPTPASNSADGSGSTAVEDPFSDNVTPIGE; this is encoded by the coding sequence ATGGGACTTAAAGAATCTCTCGCAAAACTGAGTATGATCAATATCAAACGGGGAGAGGTACTCTTTAAAGAAGGGGTGCCTTCTAATGGAGCTATGTTCTTTTTATTTGAAGGACAGTTAGATATTTACAAACAAATCGAAGGCAAACATGTCAAACTGAGAAGTATCCTTCCGGGAGAATTTTTTGGTGAGATGGCCATTATCAATAATAGTCCGAGAGCAGCATCCATCGTAGTCGTTTCCGAATCTGCAAAACTGGGAATCATCAATCGGACAACTTTCGGACAGATGAGCCAAGAAAGTCCCGAGTTTCTTTTCCTATTACTTAAAAAAGTAATAGAAAGACTTTATGAGACCGATGGAAAGATTCGTGCCATCAAACGAAAACAAGACGAAGATACAATGATAGCGAAAGTGTTACCAACACCAGCTTCAAACTCTGCCGACGGCAGTGGATCCACAGCAGTGGAAGATCCATTTTCTGATAATGTAACACCCATCGGGGAATGA
- a CDS encoding Crp/Fnr family transcriptional regulator — protein sequence MSIPKKDNRINIFDFVNTVPTKTFKRGEIIVREGEPSNEKMYFILSGSLSVGMGAPDQGNFHEVRKLSTGEFFGEIALISSHPRAMTVFIDSDRAQLGILDKQNLTRIANSNPMFVYALLQTYVERLIEAEQKLKDLTESSDGT from the coding sequence ATGTCCATTCCTAAAAAAGATAATCGAATCAACATCTTTGACTTCGTTAACACTGTCCCTACAAAGACATTCAAACGAGGAGAAATCATCGTAAGAGAAGGAGAACCGTCTAACGAGAAGATGTATTTCATTCTTAGTGGCTCTCTTTCAGTGGGAATGGGTGCACCCGATCAGGGAAATTTCCATGAAGTGCGGAAACTTTCCACCGGCGAATTTTTTGGAGAGATTGCTCTCATCTCAAGTCATCCAAGAGCCATGACAGTTTTTATAGATTCAGACCGGGCACAACTCGGGATCTTAGACAAACAAAATTTAACACGTATTGCCAATTCAAATCCCATGTTTGTTTATGCATTGTTACAAACTTATGTAGAACGTTTGATAGAAGCAGAACAAAAACTAAAAGATCTAACGGAGTCAAGTGATGGGACTTAA